One genomic segment of Ricinus communis isolate WT05 ecotype wild-type chromosome 5, ASM1957865v1, whole genome shotgun sequence includes these proteins:
- the LOC8271473 gene encoding uncharacterized protein At3g27210 — protein sequence MGSCASVHKGTPESAMKLGVSFGSKKDNLVIPESPIKDKHVNDHTPIKTFDDHGSKDETFFDSRAWLDSDCEDDFFSVNGDFTPSRGNTPVHHNFSMGTPKINKTTLEGRPPTPGSIPEPSPTGKKRLSELFRESLREEQEADKLDSSRMQNIGNGKTEVKQTILDVLPKSASGTPYISGANSVCSSERTANGDALIEREKSIKSAQCCLPSLISCRSFSDRKKKMSPAIAVNDKA from the exons atggGTTCCTGTGCTTCTGTCCACAAAGGAACACCAGAGTCTGCTATGAAGTTAGGAGTGTCGTTTGGGTCTAAAAAAGACAATCTTGTGATTCCAGAATCACCCATCAAAGATAAACACGTTAATGATCACACTCCAATCAAGACTTTTGATGACCATG GCAGCAAAGATGAAACCTTTTTTGATTCCCGTGCTTGGCTAGATTCAGATTGTGAAGATGATTTCTTTAGCGTCAATGGTg ATTTTACCCCATCCAGGGGCAATACCCCAGTGCATCATAATTTTTCCATGGGAACCCCTAAAATCAACAAAACTACATTGGAGGGCAGACCTCCTACTCCTGGTTCCATACCTGAACCATCCCCAACAGGGAAGAAGAGGCTATCAGAACTTTTCCGTGAGAGTTTGAGAGAAGAACAGGAAGCTGACAAACTAGATAGTTCAAGGATGCAGAATATTGGAAATGGGAAGACAGAGGTGAAGCAAACCATTCTTGATGTTCTTCCAAAATCTGCTTCTGGTACCCCTTATATCTCTGGAGCTAACAGTGTCTGTAGTAGTGAAAGGACTGCTAATGGGGATGCCTTAATAGAGAGGGAGAAATCAATTAAATCTGCACAATGTTGCCTCCCAAGCTTGATTTCTTGCCGTAGTTTTAGTGacagaaagaagaagatgagtCCGGCAATAGCTGTAAATGATAAAGCATAG